caaggaatggttactctgtatccagaggcaagccggacactgttttccaaacaggaaaaaccacaggggaactgatccccagcaccctctggaacccaactgcacatttttcacacaaacaacttaactgggacaggacaaaaaaaagggcatttaaaatgAAGGCAGCAAATTTACTGCTGCTGACATTTGATTTCCAAATAGAATCAGGAAGGATTCAAATTTCAGGTAATTGAAGTAAGTTGTGAAAATTTAGGAGAAAGGAATCTAGACATGGTAGCTTTTAAGGCcaaaactcaggaggtagagacaggcagatctctgagttgaggccatgcTGGAcagcagagaagccctgtctcaaaagcaaacaatcaTTCAGtataatgccgggcggtggtgccggcgcacgcctgtaatcccagtactcgggaggcagagccaggcggatctctgtgagttcgaggccagcctgggctaccaagtgagttccaggaaaggcacaaagctacacagagaaaccctgtctcgaaaaaaccaaaaaaaaaaagcaaacaatcaaaaagttaggagagaggctgagagatggctcagcagttcagagcactgcctgccctcctggaggacctggattccactcccagcacctacatgatgagtCATAACTACCTATAATTGAAAAGCACGATTAAACATGAACGCATACAGTTTGCTACTGTCTGTTACCCTAACACTAACCTCAACCTAAATATCCCTAAGGCCATCTAAGCATGGCCTTTTCTATACTGACATGTACCTAGGCACTTTGTAAGTGGGTCCTCTGTGTGCCCTTGTGTGGGTATGAGGACATGGGCACAGTGCCTTTTTGTTCCTTCACCTCTGGTGACAGTGGTATGGGGTTTCTCAGGTATAGGGAATCTGTGATCATATACAAAAGATGACACACTAGGAAATCAACACCAGAATGATCTACAGGGAGGAGGTTTTGAACAGTGGGAAGACCCTAAGAGAAAATTACTTTTTTCCTGGAATGCATGTGGTATAGAGGTAATGGTTGGGAaacctcttctgccttcttttttttttttttttttttttttaaagatttatttatttattttgtatacatgtatgaccagaagagggcaccagatctcattacaggtggttgtgagccaccatgtggttgctaggagttgaactcaggacctctggaagagcagtcagtgctcttaacctctgagccatctctccagccccctcttctgccttcttgaAGTTGAGGGTCTGGCTGGAGCCAGGCTTCCCAGGTCAGTGTGTGGCATGGGCATATGGACACCACTGTGTCCCATTGTACACAtggaaaggcaggagagaagatgGCAGCCCTGGTCAGCCCTAGAGAAAGCCTATGTGGAGGAAGTGCTGACTGGAGGGCCCCAGAAAGTGACCTCACTTCCTTAGTATTATTACAGATGAAACTCAGGCTCCTGGTTACCAGGTAACCAGCCATCAACAGCAGCCTCAACTCACTCACTTCTCTGGAGGCACTAGAAGAGCAAGGATGTTCTCTTGCTTCACGTGTTTTGGTTGCTCACGCCGCCAAAAACCAAAGCTTCCTGGCCGGTTCCGACGTGTGCTGCGAAGTATTTGTGCACACCTCTGTCTATTTTCCTGTAGGAAAAATGAGGTAACACAGGCCAGCCTGCAGCCAGGAGACTTTTTGGTCCCCCTGATCCACTGCAGTTCCTGAATGGGTCTGTGTTCCTGTGAGAACACTGAGAAACGTCTTTTATGCTCGCTTTTCACTTCAGTGTGTGGTAATGGGTTGTTATTGTCTCTGAGATTTCACATTtaaaccctccttccttccttggtctTTCCTCAGGATGACAGGATTCAGGAAGACGGCCCCATATTTGATCCACGGAGCCCAACCTATATGCAAGACGTTATCAATCATATACCAAAAGCCTATAAGGATGGGAATTACCTATTTATAGGTATAATATTGACTATCTACCATAGGTTTGTGACCACCTGGGAGATGCTGGACTTAATTATGGACACGTGAGTGGCTACACACAAGTCAGGCTCTCAAGCCTCCTGTTTGGTTTTAGAATGTCTCTACCCTTCTCTGGGACTGTATGCTCTCACAGAACAAGTATTATTGTATCATTGGTCCTGGGCCTGGACCTTCAAGATGACATGGCCAGAGATAGGGGTAGGGGAGACAACACTAGATTGTCATTCACTTTTCCCAAGAAGTGTCAAACACTATCCTTTCTTATCCTTTGAACAGAGCCTTTTTCCCATTTGTATAAAAGCTTCTAGACACTATCTAGGTTTGATGGGACTAACAGAAGCAGATAAGGGTCCCTGGGGCCACCCAAGAAAtcctgtaacaacaacaacaacaacaacaacaacaacaaaaccaagaaggAGAAGCTTAGGTTACCCATTGTGTGACAATCCTTGAGAGCTGTGACCAGAggctctttcccagaccctaacCATGGAAGTCAGAACATTGCAAGGAGCCCTGAGGACCCTCATCCCCTTCCTGGCTTCTATTTCTCTACCTGATTCATGTAGCTCCTTCTAGATCCCTTGGTGGGTTGGGGACACATGGCCTTAGTGGTGACACCCTCATGAAATGCCACAGGTATGGACCTTTGCAGCCAGACTGTATGGAGGATCAGGAAAAAAGGAAGTGAGTTGGCTTGGGTGACGAGGGAGGTAAGAGCCCCTCTACACAGTGGGATGTCTGGGGTGGCTAGGGTTGAGGACTGAGCTGTTACCAGTCACCCTGCTCTTGGGATTCCCACTAGAGGGATGGTACCAGAGACTTCACGTGCAggtggagaaaaacagaaataaatctccATTGATCTCCTTGGTCCTGAGGAGCACAGGGATTGACGGAAGCTAAAGGGCCCTAGGGGAAACCATCCCCACTACAGCCCAGCCCAGTCTGCCCAGTCCCTCCTCCAAGGGACAGAAAGTGTCTCGAGCCCTGTCCATACAGCTCTACACTcctgaccaccatgcccagcagcacaTGGGCTGGGCAGCCTTTTCCTCATCTAAGGGACACTGCTGTGCTGGTGAAGTGAGGCCAGGCTTCTGACTCTACTTCCCTCCAACCTGGTCCTCCCTGCAGTGCCTTGTTATCCTTCCTGTCGATATGGATGTCAAAACAACCCCAGGACTTCAGGTCTCCAAACCTTGCCGTGGCCAAGAGGCTCGTGAAATATCTATGGCCCGATGAGCCTGCAAAAGACTTCACTCTCCAAGGGGAGGCGCTGGAGGAGCAGGACTGTAAAATGGGTGAGGAGGCCTGGGGTAGGTTCCTAGGAAGGCTGAGGTAATTTCGATGATGGGTTATACCAGGGAATTGTCCAGATATCCCGCCTGGAACCAGAGCTGGACACCTGTCGGGTGAGATGTCCTGTTGTGGGGAGAGGGGACTGGGGATTTTCTGACATGAACAGACCTTGTGTAACCAGCAAGGCCATCTCTGGGAAGCTCACCCCATCATGGAAACTTCTAGGGCACTTCCACTAATGGTTCATCTCTTTCTGCCTTAGATGATGGACTCCTCAGGGAAGTTAATACAGAGGCACCCATGCAGGATGCATTAGGGATGGTGGAGACTCTACATGTGGGACCAACTTCTGTGGCAGAGCCCCGGGAATTTCTGAAAACCCAAGATGACACAGACCTGGCCCTTGGGGAACCAACCGTGCCAGAAGCTGGACCAGTACCACTTCAAACTTCAGACCAGCCTCTGCCCACT
The sequence above is a segment of the Peromyscus eremicus unplaced genomic scaffold, PerEre_H2_v1 PerEre#2#unplaced_1518, whole genome shotgun sequence genome. Coding sequences within it:
- the LOC131902045 gene encoding uncharacterized protein LOC131902045 isoform X1, whose translation is MFSCFTCFGCSRRQKPKLPGRFRRVLRSICAHLCLFSCRKNEDDRIQEDGPIFDPRSPTYMQDVINHIPKAYKDGNYLFIGIILTIYHRFVTTWEMLDLIMDTYGPLQPDCMEDQEKRNALLSFLSIWMSKQPQDFRSPNLAVAKRLVKYLWPDEPAKDFTLQGEALEEQDCKMGEEAWDDGLLREVNTEAPMQDALGMVETLHVGPTSVAEPREFLKTQDDTDLALGEPTVPEAGPVPLQTSDQPLPTDAQPPLEVAADVPDAGRLFLVSVVQLGAPEPFFPLPDVDID
- the LOC131902045 gene encoding uncharacterized protein LOC131902045 isoform X2, with amino-acid sequence MFSCFTCFGCSRRQKPKLPGRFRRVLRSICAHLCLFSCRKNEDDRIQEDGPIFDPRSPTYMQDVINHIPKAYKDGNYLFIGIILTIYHRFVTTWEMLDLIMDTYGPLQPDCMEDQEKRNALLSFLSIWMSKQPQDFRSPNLAVAKRLVKYLWPDEPAKDFTLQGEALEEQDCKMDDGLLREVNTEAPMQDALGMVETLHVGPTSVAEPREFLKTQDDTDLALGEPTVPEAGPVPLQTSDQPLPTDAQPPLEVAADVPDAGRLFLVSVVQLGAPEPFFPLPDVDID